One Salvia splendens isolate huo1 chromosome 22, SspV2, whole genome shotgun sequence DNA segment encodes these proteins:
- the LOC121786898 gene encoding cyclin-dependent kinase G-1-like: MPLVESLQTMAPSSSHHHQPQLNRYQVLNVVSRGSYGVVYRAWDTESGEVVAIKHELSGLSRSTLREIKILQSLPRHRSIVELKRVTVDERGKVLVVMEFMPSDLSRLIAVRKKPFTALQLKVSMWRILKGVCFLHENGVLHRDLKPSNILINEKDRIKICDFGLSRWENGSGSYSPGVGTQWYRAPELLMGETNYTGAIDMWAVGCVMAELVLLKVLFPGDSEIEQLGYIHLTLGPALQMMLSLSAPMLTAAGVDLLFSLLALDPNDRITANDALKHPWFLEF, translated from the coding sequence ATGCCTCTCGTCGAGTCTCTTCAAACCATGGcgccttcttcttctcatcatcatcaaccACAACTAAATCGCTACCAAGTTCTTAATGTGGTGAGCCGGGGATCTTACGGCGTGGTGTACCGCGCTTGGGATACGGAGTCCGGCGAAGTCGTGGCGATCAAGCACGAGTTGTCGGGTTTGAGCCGATCAACCCTGCGCGAAATCAAAATCCTGCAGTCGCTGCCTCGGCACCGTTCGATCGTGGAGTTGAAGAGAGTGACGGTGGACGAGCGCGGGAAAGTGCTTGTTGTGATGGAGTTTATGCCCAGCGATCTCAGCAGGCTGATCGCGGTGAGAAAGAAGCCGTTCACGGCGCTCCAACTCAAGGTCTCCATGTGGCGGATACTAAAGGGTGTGTGCTTTCTGCACGAGAACGGTGTGCTTCATCGGGATTTGAAGCCCTCCAACATTCTCATCAATGAAAAGGATCGAATCAAGATTTGTGATTTTGGACTTTCGCGGTGGGAGAATGGGTCGGGATCGTACTCGCCGGGTGTGGGGACGCAGTGGTACAGAGCGCCCGAGCTTCTAATGGGAGAGACCAACTACACGGGTGCGATAGATATGTGGGCGGTGGGGTGCGTAATGGCAGAACTGGTGCTGTTGAAGGTACTTTTCCCGGGGGATTCCGAGATTGAGCAGTTGGGTTACATACACCTCACCCTCGGCCCCGCCCTGCAAATGATGCTCTCTCTTTCTGCGCCGATGCTTACTGCTGCTGGAGTTGATTTGCTGTTCAGCCTTCTTGCTTTGGATCCCAATGATAGGATCACTGCAAACGATGCTCTCAAACACCCTTGGTTTCTAGAGTTTTGA
- the LOC121786207 gene encoding putative germin-like protein 2-1 — protein MKISFGFNTIFVVLSCAWIAYASDPSQLQDFCVAVPDANSAVFVNGKFCKDPDMVVAEDFLKQGLNNAGNTSNQLGSVVTAVNVNQLPGLNTLGVSLARLDFAPYGINPPHTHPRATEAFLLMEGTLYVGFVTSNPADLNQKNKLFTKYLNPGDVFVFPQGLIHFQFNVGKTNAVAFAGFGSQNPGTITIANAVFGSDPKIDPDVLAKAFQVEKNIIDYLQAQFWSNYN, from the exons ATGAAGATATCTTTTGGTTTCAACaccatttttgttgttttgtcaTGTGCTTGGATTGCATATGCTTCTGATCCAAGCCAACTTCAAGATTTCTGTGTTGCTGTTCCTGATGCCAACTCTGCAG TGTTTGTGAACGGCAAGTTTTGCAAGGACCCCGACATGGTGGTTGCGGAGGATTTCCTCAAACAGGGTCTAAACAATGCCGGAAACACATCCAACCAGCTGGGATCGGTCGTGACTGCAGTGAACGTTAACCAGCTTCCGGGGCTCAACACTCTTGGCGTTTCCCTGGCTCGCCTCGACTTCGCTCCTTACGGGATCAACCCTCCCCACACCCACCCTCGTGCTACTGAAGCTTTCCTCTTGATGGAAGGCACTCTCTATGTAGGCTTTGTCACTTCCAACCCTGCCGATCTCAACCAGAAGAACAAGCTCTTCACCAAGTACTTGAACCCTGGGGATGTCTTCGTCTTCCCCCAGGGTCTTATCCACTTCCAGTTCAACGTCGGCAAGACCAACGCTGTAGCATTTGCTGGATTCGGAAGCCAGAATCCGGGTACCATAACCATTGCCAACGCTGTCTTTGGGTCGGATCCTAAGATCGACCCTGATGTGTTGGCCAAGGCTTTCCAGGTGGAGAAGAATATTATCGATTACCTTCAAGCTCAGTTCTGGTCTAACTATAACTAA